In Mastacembelus armatus chromosome 5, fMasArm1.2, whole genome shotgun sequence, a single genomic region encodes these proteins:
- the LOC113130943 gene encoding transcription factor MafB-like, translating to MTAEAHSLLRLQKNAMDFVSDFDLMKFGVKKETMQGIDRSFVGPCNQLQRPDSVSSTPGSTPCNSVPSSPNLNPNEHRNNPGSDQFWIPNNGGYPQQMYPQAFGLTPEDAVEALIGATAQQGHPSAPHSHHAPPFQAEYEGYSHLNEPVQHYPGLPGHPDMQGMPSSHCQDPYLKDDMGSASPQSPEAQQVLGAHHHLQQQHSRHDRRSNADIHFSDDQLVSMSVRELNRLLRGLSKDEVMRLKQKRRTLKNRGYAQSCRFKRVQQKHILEHEKTSLVSQVEQLKHELNRLVRERDAYKLKCEKLSGAHCYHETGSTSDNPSSPEYLM from the coding sequence ATGACCGCTGAGGCGCATTCACTTTTGAGACTGCAGAAAAACGCCATGGATTTCGTCAGCGACTTCGACTTAATGAAGTTCGGCGTTAAGAAGGAGACGATGCAAGGAATAGACCGCTCCTTCGTCGGGCCGTGCAACCAGCTCCAGAGACCAGACTCAGTCTCCTCCACCCCTGGCAGCACACCTTGTAACTCGGTACCCTCGTCTCCAAACCTAAACCCAAACGAGCACAGAAACAACCCGGGGAGCGACCAGTTCTGGATACCCAACAACGGGGGTTACCCTCAGCAAATGTACCCTCAAGCCTTTGGCCTGACACCCGAGGACGCAGTTGAGGCCCTTATCGGCGCCACAGCGCAGCAGGGACACCCCTCTGCGCCCCACAGCCACCACGCGCCACCTTTCCAAGCTGAATACGAAGGATACAGTCACCTGAACGAGCCTGTGCAGCACTACCCGGGACTGCCGGGTCACCCTGACATGCAAGGTATGCCCAGCAGTCACTGCCAAGACCCCTATCTCAAAGACGACATGGGGAGCGCGTCCCCTCAGTCGCCAGAGGCCCAGCAGGTCCTCGGTGCGCACCATcatctccagcagcagcacagccgcCACGACAGGCGATCCAACGCCGATATCCACTTCTCAGACGACCAGCTGGTGTCTATGTCGGTCAGAGAGCTCAACCGGCTTCTCAGAGGCCTCAGCAAGGACGAAGTGATGCGTCTGAAGCAGAAGCGCCGAACCCTGAAAAACCGAGGTTACGCACAGTCCTGCCGCTTCAAGCGCGtccaacagaaacacattttggaGCACGAAAAGACCAGCCTGGTGTCACAGGTCGAGCAGCTGAAACACGAACTCAACAGACTGGTCCGGGAAAGGGATGCATACAAACTTAAATGTGAGAAACTGTCCGGTGCGCACTGTTACCACGAAACTGGGTCTACCAGTGACAACCCTTCCTCACCCGAGTATTTAATGTGA
- the LOC113130070 gene encoding DEP domain-containing mTOR-interacting protein: protein MAITKSELHLLCIPEIRNMEPTSRPNIKRKGMTRQLKAEIMIAGEQLRLKLHDGKLIKDRRYHLRTYPNCFVAHELIDWLVSHKEAPDRAAAVHLMQHLMDHNIVHHACDKRPVFKDAKLLYRFRKDDGTFPFNTEVKIFMRGQRLYEHLIGDNNSILQLREEHGVAYQRSFPGYQLIDWLLQNGEVESRRRGLELCRALQEHGIIQHVAKKHDFFDGGLLYQFCINFRRQRRLCELLSDSEQDNKNEENHPDNPCFLCKSPSHRGNSAFQSDLNKELKLVTSGHRDSLNSIKLNSAGLPFAQLLSASVVRCNPKSVLRRHFTCEELLAAGAPFNKRVLTVTADALGWGFVVRGKAPCYVQAVDPCSPAAVAGIKVRQFVCQVNGRCVLYLDYRTVFRLVTTGPRTVVLEVMEPLG, encoded by the exons ATGGCCATAACTAAAAGTGAGCTTCACTTACTCTGTATTCCAGAGATAAGAAACATGGAGCCAACGAGTAGGCCTAACATTAAGAGAAAAGGCATGACTAGACAACTTAAGGCTGAAATCATGATTGCTGGAGAACAACTCAG GTTGAAACTTCACGATGGAAAACTGATTAAAGACCGACGCTACCACCTTCGCACCTATCCTAACTGCTTTGTAGCACATGAGCTGATAGACTGGCTTGTGAGCCATAAGGAGGCTCCAGATCGGGCAGCAGCTGTCCATCTCATGCAGCACCTCATGGATCATAACATTGTTCACCATG CCTGTGATAAGAGGCCAGTTTTCAAGGATGCCAAGCTACTGTATCGTTTTCGCAAGGATGATGGAACATTTCCCTTTAATACAGAGGTGAAAATCTTCATGCGAGGACAGCGTCTTTATGAACA TCTCATAGGGGACAATAATTCCATTTTGCAGCTGAGAGAGGAACATGGTGTTGCATATCAGCGCTCCTTTCCTGGATACCAGCTGATTGACTGGCTCCTTCAGAATGGAGAGGTAGAGAGCCGGCGCCGAGGGCTGGAGCTGTGCCGTGCATTGCAGGAGCATGGGATCATCCAGCACG TGGCAAAAAAGCATGATTTCTTTGATGGCGGACTGCTCTATCAGTTCTGCATCAATTTTCGCCGTCAACGGCGCCTGTGTGAGCTGCTAAGTGACAGtgaacaagacaacaaaaatGAGGAGAACCATCCTGACAATCCATGCTTTCTGTGTAAAAGTCCAAGTCATAGGGGCAACAGTGCTTTCCAATCAG ATTTGAACAAAGAGCTGAAACTGGTTACCAGTGGGCATCGAGACAGCTTGAATTCCATTAAGCTTAACTCTGCTGGACTTCCTTTTGCCCAGCTGTTATCTGCCTCAGTGGTGAGATGCAATCCCAAATCAG TGCTTAGAAGACATTTTACATGTGAAGAGTTATTGGCAGCTGGTGCCCCATTCAACAAGAGAGTGCTGACG GTGACAGCAGATGCCCTGGGCTGGGGCTTCGTGGTGAGAGGCAAGGCCCCCTGTTATGTGCAGGCTGTGGACCCCTGCAGCCCTGCAGCTGTTGCAGGGATTAAG GTGCGTCAGTTTGTGTGCCAGGTGAACGGCAGGTGTGTTCTCTACCTGGACTACAGGACAGTGTTCAGACTGGTCACCACAGGGCCCCGCACCGTGGTACTGGAGGTGATGGAACCACTGGGATGA